One part of the Candidatus Methylomirabilis tolerans genome encodes these proteins:
- a CDS encoding outer membrane protein transport protein: MLLQRRLQIAAFWLTLVVPSVAQATGFRIFSQSASGAGQADAFVAQSDDPSAIYYNPAGLTQLSGVQLMMGALLVGGGTDFTQRETGGESFGNLDGPVANPPPLHFYLTANLRPVAQALDLPVLTRMTVGVGVFSPFGLRHRWPEDGPLNTSLTFASLPLLDIRPVIAYKVTEQLSLAAGADIYTFASFVGEGGYVMQFKSSGASGLPPTGTPLEVNGNDTSPGFNLSLRYTPCLLESKRPWCSFGFQYRSRATLHMEGEFLQAGTAMTSARTKLVLPQSFTFGGAVWPLLVRGHEWKIEVDLDKTDWSAFHDTDVHLGTGTVIHIPRNWSNTLTFMVGTEYKWIDPAALPHWDVTARAGWQHSATPVPSRTFDPAVPDSDKNILSVGMGFLCKAGGRFAGLIRCGEQGRRYSPSAISLDVAYQAAIYDTRHIADNRPPLTLPAVVNGRYSTVHHAGSVTLGIKF, translated from the coding sequence ATGCTGTTACAGCGTCGGCTTCAGATCGCTGCCTTTTGGCTTACCTTGGTCGTGCCGTCCGTCGCGCAGGCAACCGGCTTTCGGATTTTTTCTCAAAGCGCGTCTGGAGCCGGTCAAGCCGATGCATTTGTGGCTCAGAGCGATGACCCTTCTGCTATCTATTATAATCCGGCGGGACTGACTCAGCTTTCCGGGGTCCAACTGATGATGGGGGCCCTTCTGGTCGGTGGCGGGACGGACTTCACCCAACGTGAGACTGGCGGAGAGAGTTTTGGAAACCTGGACGGGCCTGTCGCAAACCCTCCGCCTCTCCACTTCTACCTGACCGCGAATCTCAGACCAGTCGCCCAAGCTCTGGACCTTCCCGTCTTGACACGGATGACAGTAGGCGTCGGCGTGTTCTCCCCTTTTGGTCTTAGACACCGATGGCCGGAGGATGGTCCGCTAAATACGTCCTTGACATTCGCATCGCTGCCGTTGCTCGATATCAGACCCGTGATTGCATACAAGGTGACCGAGCAGCTCTCGCTCGCGGCTGGGGCCGATATCTACACCTTTGCAAGCTTCGTTGGGGAGGGGGGGTACGTGATGCAGTTTAAATCTTCCGGAGCTTCGGGGTTACCTCCAACGGGGACGCCCCTTGAAGTCAACGGCAATGACACCAGCCCTGGCTTCAATCTGAGTCTCCGTTACACACCCTGCCTGCTGGAGAGCAAGCGCCCATGGTGCAGCTTCGGGTTTCAGTACCGAAGTCGCGCGACGCTGCACATGGAGGGAGAGTTTCTTCAGGCGGGAACGGCGATGACATCGGCTCGAACGAAGCTGGTCCTCCCCCAGTCGTTTACCTTCGGCGGTGCAGTGTGGCCGCTCTTGGTCAGGGGACATGAGTGGAAGATCGAGGTGGATCTTGATAAGACAGACTGGAGTGCTTTCCACGATACCGACGTGCACTTGGGCACCGGAACCGTCATTCATATTCCGCGGAACTGGTCGAATACCCTCACATTCATGGTTGGAACGGAGTACAAATGGATTGACCCTGCCGCGTTGCCGCATTGGGACGTGACCGCGCGTGCGGGGTGGCAACATTCCGCCACGCCAGTTCCCAGCCGGACGTTTGATCCTGCGGTTCCCGATAGCGATAAGAATATACTGTCCGTCGGCATGGGCTTTCTGTGCAAGGCGGGCGGTCGTTTCGCAGGTCTCATCCGCTGCGGCGAGCAGGGTCGCCGGTACAGTCCGTCGGCCATCAGCCTCGATGTGGCCTATCAGGCAGCCATCTACGATACGCGGCACATCGCCGACAACAGGCCTCCGTTGACCCTTCCCGCAGTGGTGAATGGTCGATATAGCACCGTACACCACGCAGGCTCTGTCACGCTGGGCATCAAGTTTTAA
- the mce gene encoding methylmalonyl-CoA epimerase: MVRRIEHIAIAVKDVEASARLFETLLGIDRGRIETLPDEGAKVAFFELEGSRIELVQGIGSNNPMSKFIERRGEGLHHICLEVDDLPGTLSVLHAAGIPLIDRVPKSGSSGTRVAFLHPKGCNGVLVELVEQPSGA, encoded by the coding sequence ATGGTGCGTCGAATCGAGCATATTGCCATTGCCGTGAAAGATGTCGAGGCTTCGGCGAGGTTATTCGAGACACTTCTGGGCATCGATCGGGGTCGAATCGAGACACTTCCCGATGAGGGCGCGAAGGTGGCATTCTTTGAGCTTGAAGGAAGTCGGATCGAGTTGGTGCAGGGAATCGGCTCGAATAATCCGATGAGTAAATTCATCGAGAGGCGAGGCGAGGGCCTTCACCACATCTGCCTTGAGGTCGACGACCTTCCAGGGACACTGAGTGTCCTCCATGCGGCCGGTATCCCCCTCATCGACAGGGTTCCTAAATCCGGGTCCAGCGGTACGCGCGTGGCCTTCCTGCATCCAAAGGGATGCAATGGTGTTCTCGTAGAGCTGGTTGAGCAACCCAGTGGCGCGTAG
- a CDS encoding methylmalonyl-CoA mutase family protein has protein sequence MDGQERLTQLKREFDGWQANVLQPVLMRTPERKKEFRTSSDIEVKRLYTPVELADHDYLEGLGFPGSYPYTRGVRPTMYRSRLWTMRQYAGYGVAEETNRRFHFLLEQGQTGLSVAFDLPTQLGYDADDPMAAGEVGKVGVAIDSLADMETLLRDIPLDRVSVSMTINATAPILLAMYVAVARRQGVAPNQLSGTIQNDILKEYIARGTYIFPPGPSMRLVTDTVVYCAAHLPRWNAISVSGYHIREAGSTAVQEVAFTLADGIAYVKAAIAVGLDVDRIASQLSFFFNAHNDLLEEVAKFRAARRLWATIMRQCGARDPRSWILRFHAQTSGVSLTAQQAENNLVRVALQALAAVLGGVQSLHTDSRDEALGLPTEDAARLALRTQQIIAYESGVTNTVDPLGGSYYLEALTDRIEREAVAYIEKIEAMGGMLRAIEVGFVQREIQEAAYREQRATEEQQRIVVGVNEFTTAEPVHIPVFAVDPGFEMEQRAKLDRLRRSRDAGKVERVLQVLEEAARGNRNLLPPLIEAVAVYATIGEICGVLRRVFGEHRESVAL, from the coding sequence ATGGATGGGCAAGAGCGATTGACTCAGCTTAAGCGCGAGTTCGATGGCTGGCAGGCGAATGTCCTTCAGCCTGTCCTTATGCGCACCCCGGAGCGGAAGAAAGAGTTCCGGACAAGTTCCGACATCGAGGTGAAGCGCCTCTATACTCCCGTGGAGTTGGCCGACCATGACTATCTGGAGGGGCTCGGGTTTCCGGGTAGCTATCCGTATACCCGAGGGGTTCGGCCGACGATGTATCGAAGCCGCCTGTGGACCATGCGGCAGTATGCCGGCTACGGAGTTGCGGAGGAGACCAACCGGCGGTTTCACTTTCTGCTCGAGCAAGGCCAGACGGGGCTGTCGGTAGCCTTCGATCTTCCCACCCAGCTCGGGTATGATGCGGATGATCCGATGGCGGCCGGCGAGGTGGGCAAGGTCGGGGTGGCTATCGACTCCCTGGCCGATATGGAGACGCTGCTGCGAGACATTCCCCTTGACCGGGTAAGCGTCTCCATGACGATCAATGCCACCGCGCCCATCCTGCTGGCGATGTATGTGGCCGTAGCCAGGCGACAGGGCGTCGCGCCGAATCAGCTTTCGGGGACCATTCAGAACGATATTCTCAAGGAATATATTGCCCGGGGAACCTATATCTTCCCGCCCGGACCTTCCATGCGCCTGGTGACCGATACGGTCGTCTACTGCGCCGCACACCTCCCACGCTGGAACGCAATCAGCGTTAGCGGGTATCATATTCGGGAGGCGGGCTCGACGGCGGTCCAGGAGGTGGCCTTTACGCTGGCTGACGGCATCGCCTATGTGAAGGCGGCGATCGCCGTCGGGCTGGACGTGGATCGTATTGCCTCGCAGCTCTCCTTCTTCTTCAACGCCCATAACGATCTCCTGGAGGAGGTGGCCAAGTTCCGGGCGGCTCGTCGCCTTTGGGCAACAATCATGCGACAGTGTGGCGCGCGTGACCCGAGGTCGTGGATACTGCGCTTTCATGCGCAGACCTCCGGCGTGAGCCTTACGGCGCAACAAGCTGAGAACAATCTGGTTCGTGTGGCATTGCAGGCCCTCGCTGCGGTCCTTGGCGGAGTTCAGTCGCTGCACACCGACTCGCGCGATGAGGCACTGGGACTTCCCACCGAAGATGCAGCCCGTCTCGCGCTCAGGACTCAGCAGATTATTGCGTATGAAAGCGGGGTGACGAATACCGTCGATCCGCTCGGCGGCTCCTACTACCTGGAGGCCTTGACCGATCGGATCGAGCGAGAGGCTGTCGCCTATATTGAGAAGATCGAGGCGATGGGAGGGATGCTTCGAGCGATCGAGGTTGGATTTGTCCAGCGGGAAATCCAGGAGGCGGCGTATCGGGAGCAGCGGGCTACGGAGGAACAACAGCGTATCGTGGTAGGGGTCAATGAGTTTACCACCGCCGAGCCGGTTCATATTCCGGTCTTTGCCGTCGATCCCGGGTTTGAGATGGAGCAGCGGGCGAAGCTTGATCGACTCCGTCGCAGTCGGGATGCCGGTAAGGTGGAGCGGGTCCTTCAGGTGTTGGAGGAGGCTGCGAGGGGGAACCGGAATCTGCTGCCGCCCTTAATTGAGGCGGTTGCGGTTTACGCCACCATTGGCGAGATCTGCGGCGTGTTGCGGCGCGTCTTCGGAGAGCATCGCGAATCAGTGGCATTATAA
- the bfr gene encoding bacterioferritin, with the protein MQGHPQIIELLNSVLRKELTGINQYFLHSKMCEGWGYQVLAKAIIEESIEEMKHADKIVERILFLDGIPHISECDRLAIGGNVRQQLENDLALEMAALKVLNPGVQLCIELQDHGSRELLERITVDEERHVGWIETQLHRISELGYENYLAEQMYEKS; encoded by the coding sequence ATGCAAGGACATCCGCAGATCATTGAACTGTTGAACAGCGTGCTCCGGAAGGAGCTGACGGGAATCAACCAGTACTTTCTGCACTCCAAAATGTGTGAAGGCTGGGGTTATCAGGTCCTGGCCAAGGCGATCATCGAGGAATCGATTGAGGAAATGAAACATGCCGATAAGATCGTCGAGCGCATCCTGTTCCTTGACGGGATCCCACATATCTCAGAGTGTGATCGACTTGCGATCGGCGGCAACGTCCGGCAGCAGTTGGAGAACGATCTCGCGCTGGAGATGGCCGCGCTCAAAGTCCTGAATCCTGGTGTGCAGCTATGTATCGAACTTCAAGATCACGGAAGCCGGGAGTTGCTGGAGCGCATCACAGTCGATGAAGAACGTCATGTAGGTTGGATCGAGACGCAACTCCACAGAATCAGCGAGCTGGGGTATGAGAACTATCTCGCAGAACAGATGTACGAGAAGAGCTAA
- a CDS encoding acetyl-CoA carboxylase biotin carboxyl carrier protein subunit — protein MEAGRPSGRAATTMIYSADLHGNLHRLTVKGTGSPAPVEINGKTYEVDFSSVDGSLLSLLVMGRSYEADVIEEAEGVLVVWVEGELHRIEYHEEGRRPRRGASVAGHEIKGRQMIVAPMPGKVVAILVSPAQEVSAGQGVIVIEAMKMENELKAPGPGVIKEIKVQEGAGVTGGEVLVVIE, from the coding sequence ATGGAAGCTGGCCGCCCGTCAGGACGGGCTGCGACGACGATGATCTACTCCGCTGATCTGCATGGCAACCTCCACAGACTTACGGTGAAGGGTACGGGATCGCCGGCGCCGGTCGAAATTAACGGGAAGACGTACGAGGTCGACTTTAGTTCCGTTGACGGCAGCCTCCTCTCGCTCCTCGTGATGGGTCGCTCGTACGAGGCCGATGTCATCGAGGAAGCGGAGGGGGTTCTTGTGGTCTGGGTCGAGGGCGAACTGCATCGGATCGAGTATCACGAGGAGGGGCGTCGTCCTCGAAGAGGTGCTTCCGTTGCAGGCCATGAGATAAAAGGCCGCCAGATGATTGTGGCCCCGATGCCGGGAAAGGTTGTGGCGATACTCGTCTCGCCCGCGCAAGAGGTGAGCGCGGGCCAGGGGGTAATCGTTATCGAGGCGATGAAGATGGAAAACGAGTTGAAAGCTCCCGGGCCGGGGGTAATCAAAGAGATCAAGGTGCAGGAAGGGGCGGGAGTCACCGGAGGAGAGGTCCTTGTGGTCATCGAATGA